From a single Cygnus atratus isolate AKBS03 ecotype Queensland, Australia chromosome 10, CAtr_DNAZoo_HiC_assembly, whole genome shotgun sequence genomic region:
- the RHOA gene encoding transforming protein RhoA — translation MAAIRKKLVIVGDGACGKTCLLIVFSKDQFPEVYVPTVFENYVADIEVDGKQVELALWDTAGQEDYDRLRPLSYPDTDVILMCFSIDSPDSLENIPEKWTPEVKHFCPNVPIILVGNKKDLRNDEHTRRELAKMKQEPVKPEEGRDMANRIGAFGYMECSAKTKDGVREVFEMATRAALQARRGKKKSGCLLL, via the exons ATGGCAGCCATTCGAAAAAAGCTGGTTATAGTGGGTGATGGTGCCTGTGGAAAGACCTGTCTGCTGATTGTATTTAGCAAAGACCAGTTCCCTGAAGTGTATGTTCCCACCGTCTTTGAAAATTATGTAGCAGATATCGAAGTGGATGGAAAACAG GTTGAGTTGGCTTTGTGGGATACAGCAGGACAAGAAGACTATGATCGACTTAGACCACTTTCTTATCCAGATACCGATGTTATACTTATGTGTTTTTCAATTGATAGTCCTGATAGTTTAG aaaacatccCAGAAAAGTGGACCCCAGAGGTGAAGCATTTCTGCCCCAACGTGCCTATCATCTTGGTAGGAAACAAGAAGGACCTGAGGAATGACGAGCACACAAGACGAGAGCTGGCCAAAATGAAGCAG GAGCCTGTCAAAcctgaagaaggaagagataTGGCAAACCGCATTGGTGCATTTGGGTATATGGAGTGTTCGGCAAAGACCAAAGACGGTGTGAGGGAGGTTTTTGAAATGGCCACTAGAGCTGCTTTGCAAGCCCGGCGTGGCAAGAAAAAGTCTGGGTGCCTTCTCTTATAA